The Zingiber officinale cultivar Zhangliang chromosome 2A, Zo_v1.1, whole genome shotgun sequence genomic sequence TTCTCCATCAATAAAGTTAACCAACTTcagaaaaaaagtaaaaaatcagAGGAAAAATTGAAAGCAGGGGAATATAAAAACTTCATTTACACTGCTGTTGTATGTATAGTAAAAAAATTGCCCAAGAAGCAATATACATGCTCAAAATGTATATAACCAGTTGAATTCTTTAGAAACAAGTTAATAAGACATGCTCAAAATGCTTTCCATGATATAACCAGTGGATATCGTAACTGAACTCTCGATGAAACAtgaaaaaccaaaacttgaatTCCTTACTAAAGGTTACTAACTGATTCCAGTCTTTTAaggctttaaaaatatttcaggAAAGCATGGAACCAGTGAAGTATGAGACAGACAATTGCTATAATGTACAGATCTACTTCAACATGTTCACTCAGAGAAAGGAGCAATGGAAGTTATGATATAAAAAGATGGTCAATGACTCTGATTGCATTTCCTGACAAAGCAAGCTGTACAGCAAACAGACAAAACATATTATATTCCCGCATGCATAGATTCAGTGAAGTCATCACATGGCTCAAACTCTTCTTGATGCTCAAGGGGAGAAAGAAGCCTGTCACCAAGGATCGCCCTTCTTGATGCCCAATTCACAAAAGGATCATCCGTGAATCAAGTTTAAATTCCTAGGCTCCTATCTGATACTATTATGGAAAATATATTAATATAAGTAGTATTCTTAGATTTTCTAATATGATGGTGTAAAATGAATAAAGGAACAACTGCATACATCTTTGCATTTCCCAAAACATAGGGTAGCATTCATCTCAGTATAGAATTTTATCAAACAGGCAGTGAGATAACAAGATTTTGTCTAAGAACAAAAGGTCTATTTTGTTTGAAACTTGAAAGTAGCTAAATAAATTATCTTGTGTGCAATTTGTATGCAAGTAAATGAGTCAGTTTTAAACAAGAATGATTACCTATTTAAATATGTGGAAATGTATTGTGAATTTGAAGTTTCTTGGTTTAGTGAAACATATTAATGATAtgataagttaattttgaaatcaGACAATGTTTATACTAGAGGCACCGTAAGACAAAGTTTATACTAGAGGCGCCATAAGACAAGAAAGTTCAGTCACCATATAAAGGAATTATACGACTACATAGATCTCAATGTTGCGCAAAAAATTCATGTAGCAGCCTTACAAACCTCATTGGGCAATTTGTTATTCTTGATATTTGTGACTATACCAGAGAAAAATAAAGTCAACACACATAATAAGGATCTATATAGTATAATGGAAGAAACAGTGAGTATATCTGCTTTCCGTCCAAAAGTGGCATCAGTAACTAACCTCCCCAATCAGTGTAAGGGATTTTTTTGTGTCGTTTGACAAACCGAAGAGTCTATATTGGAGTTCTCGAGCCTCAGTTGCTAATATAGCTTTCTCACCATAAATCTCTCCAGCATGCTGAAAAAGCAAGCACAATTTTAACAAAACCACCTCTAGAAATAAATAACCAGAACAAGCATATCAGATAATGCAAACAATAAAACAACCATGTCCTTTGCTTCCTTTGCATGTATTAGAATCTTTTTAAGTTCCTCTGCATCGGAAAGAATATCTTCAGCAGCACTTGAGGCTGCTTCTTTGGCATGCTTGCTCCTCTCCTCATGAAGCTCTACCTCTTTCATCATACTAGTCATCGATTCCACAGCAGAAAACAAATTTACCTGTGAACAGTTTAAATGATTAAAGCAATTCAAATAGAATACACACGCACATATATATACGTGTGCGTATGCACAACATAATGATGGATTTCTTTCTTCCTGAAATTTGATGACCcactaacaaaataaataaataaaagaaacaaccaaAAAGGTGACTTCAATAGCAAATAGGCAAATAGTGAACGCAAAAACATAACATGGTAGCAAAGAAACATGATTTAAAATTGGAAGGATGCCTCAAATTAGAGATCATCAAATGCAATATCTGAGAAACAGAAATGTGTAACCTTCTTTCTATTAAGGGGGGCAATAATAACTATCAAGCTTGGATGAAAAATGGCCTAAACCTCATGACATATTAAACTATTCCTTTgcaaaaactgaaaataccaaaTTAATGTCCTTCAGAgctatataaagtaaaaaaaaaacaactagaAGAGCCTAGTTAGAATTCGATGTGACTAGACACTAGAATTTCCACAATAATTTTATACAAGGTcataggaaaaataaataaacataataataccAAGAAATAATATTTACCTTGCTGCTTTTAGCATCTGAAATGAGACCTCGAAGATCCTCAATGTCAACAAAATGACCTGATCGTGTAAGCAGACCTGTACATGGATTATCAGCATTAGCAAGGAGCACCCCATTCTCAGCAACACCCTCATCAGATGACTTAGATTGTGGGTTTTTAAAATCTCTTGTGATGGTGGCAACCTCATCGACAGCCAAATCCGAAGAATATGCAGTTTCACAAACTTTAATATCAGCATTTGAGATACGAAAATCTAAAACAACATCATCAGTTTCCAATTCAGAGAGGTTCTGAGTCCTGAGAGGCTGAACTGGGTATCCTAATTGTTCATTGGAACAATTTAGAGAGAAATTCCCAACACTCATTACTTTCTCCCTGGCTATAAAATCTGAAACCATATTTTTTGATTCAAATGGTGAATGTGGATCATTAATGTGAAATGAAGCTGGTACTGAGGAATCTAGATTACGGAATGTCTCAGACTCATGGTGAAAATCGTCAGTATCTGATTTTCTAATTGATGATTGTTGCACCACAGGTTGATCGAAAGGACACTCATCATCATGGCTTAGATTATTATGAGAGTCTACAAACTCCTCAAACTCATAAAGCTTTGAAGGAAGAGTGACTTTTTCCACAAGGTTTAGATCAAATCCATTCTCCCTGGCATTTAGATTGAAGTCAGAATGTTCATTCAGCTCCTTGGAAACATGATCATCTGATGTTGGACGTTCCAGTTCCTTCAAATGATTTACAAAGCAAACCTGCGGCTCCCTGGAATCATTCTCCACAAAGCATGATGGCACCCTGTTATCAGAACTGAAACTGCCACTAGAAACTGTATCTTCACCAGCCAATGACTTCTTCAGACTTGTAGGCTCCTCATCTTCCTGATGTCCAGAAAACATAGGCTCTTTAACCTTTTCAGCTGCAGAATCAAACAACAGTACAACTTAAGGAAAACAACAAAAGAGTTCACTACTAGGGTGGTTATTTGGAAAACACTAAATAAATTATAATTCAGTTTTAAGttcaattttttattaatcaaaaAGGTAACAAATCTTGGCATGGCCACATCCCTAATTCAATGGGTACTTTAAAGCCATTACTTGCTCTCTATAAGAGGGGAGTCAttccatattttttatttttgcatcCAAGTTCATAGTTCCAATCAAGAGGGATTACTTTTATAGTGTCCTGCCTCTATTTTTTATCTTATTTGATATTTTAAGGCTAAATTTTCTTATGGTGCTCATCATTGAAGAGATTTACAAAACACATCCACACTGGCATGCCAAAATAGAGGTAACACCAGTTGTATCGTTGGGAAAAGATCAAATGAAACTCATATGGACCGGCCAAATCTTTGCCTTAGAGTGTGAGATTTGACTTGCGTCCAATTCATTTTCTCTAATCTTTCTTATTTCTATGCATTATGTTTGTTGACTGATTTTTCATATCTTTGGATTCAAGTTAGGCCAAGTGCAATTTTGTCTTCAATTATATGGAATCAATAATTATGTTATACAGTTCCAACAATCTAATTCAAACACTTTCTTTTATTTCAATCATGACATATGAGACAATGTTGATTTTTTTGCAAAGAAAAACAGTATGCAATATTTTTTACTTTGAGCTTTGAGATTGTCAAAACTATTGGAATTTTACTGCAGTTAgaaatatcaaaaaaaatatatccaaattataTTTGTAATTGCTTTCATGTAATCCAGGTGATGGATGGATAATTTTTCTTTAGTTTTTTCCTACTTTAGAAGACATATTTGGGGTCTGCCATAAACAATGATTAGAAATCAAGGTTAAAGTTGAGTTAATCATCATTGGAGTTGAACTGTTTCATTTGATCTGCCAAATCTTTGCCTCAGAGTGTGAGATTTGACTTGCGTCCAATTCATTTTATCTAATCTTTCTTATTTCTATGCATTATGTTTGTTGACTGATTTTTCATATCTTTGGATTCAAGTTAGGCCAAGTGCAATTTTGTCTTCAATTATATGGAATCAATAATTATGTTATACAGTTCCAACAATCTAATTCAAACACTTTCTTTTATTTCAATCATGAGATATGAGACCATGTTGATTTTTTTGCAAAGAAAAACAGTATGCAATATTTTTTACTTTGAGCTTTGAGATTGTCAAAACTATTGGAATTTTACTGCAGTTAGaaatatctaaaaaaatatatccaaattataTTTGTAATTGCTTTCATGTAATCCAGGTGATGGATGGATAATTTTTCTTTAGTTTTTTCCTACTTTAGAAGACATATTTGGGGTCTGCCATAAACAATGATTAGAAATCAAGGTTAAAGTTGAGTTCATCATCATTGGAGTTGAACTTGGgggcaaggtttaaaatctcaacACGTATCAAGATTTCGGTCCTAGATCGGAATGATATGATTTTAATATCATGTCAATATAgttcagtattttttttatttatatatagtaattattagttAAATAtgtttattatatataatttataaaaaaattgtatattgattttatataagttctcaattattgaacaatttaatattattaaaaaaaataattaaatataattttctttaaagaagatTAATCTATCAATAATTCGAATTAAAATTTATATGTTTCATATGTTTAGGAAGCAATATTTCCTAGATCAGGTAGAGACATTCtaaaacaaaaatatatgttTCATATATTTAGGATGCAAGAATCCTAAAAGTAACAAAGCTAAATATGTTAATATTTATAGATCCAAATTTCAAATTCATTCTAAgacaaaaaaaattatctataataagtatataaattaacacaaagatattactttatatataatagttatataaattaactatttattcatttaattaattattaatttaaataatatatattttaaatattaaaaaaatatcagaatatcaattaaacactaaatttgttaaaaaaatacaaaataaaaaaatatatcagaatataaatttgatttattagaatttttaaataaaatataaaatagtaaaaaaatcagaatattaataaaaaaaataatttttaaaaaataattttaaatatattttatcaggataatttaattaagatttatgaaAGCATGTTCAAAATATCACACTTAAGTTgagaattatttgaattgattaaattgaaAGGTTTAATTTTCGATTGTGTAACAAGAACAGGAACATCGCAATGTCGACGATGCCAAGTGGCCGGAGGCGTCCGACAGCGCCGAAGGCGTCATGGGACGCTTCTAGCGATGCTGAAGGTGTCCCGCGACACCTCCGATGGTGCCGAGACACCTCTAGCTGCACCTGTGATGCATCCAGGACATGATACTTGTGCAAAGCGTGGTCGGAGGCATCTAGGACTCCTCCGGGACATCTTGGGTGTTTGCGAAGAGGGGTCGGAGGTGTCTCGGGACGCCTTCATCCTGCAACACTTCCAACAGTGCCAAAGGCGTCTCGGAACATCTCCGTGACACCTCTAGTATGTCTCCGGGACGCCTTCGCTCCTGCCTCGTCATCGCCTCCCCGCTACTATTCACTCGTCGGTTGTCTTCGCCACTGTCTCCCCTACTTTATGTAGCgtattttttattaatcaatcaACAAAAATAATTGATTTGATTCCTTTTGTCGCGATTCCTTCTATCGCGCGACGCGTGCGCTCCATTATTTCTGCCGCGTGATGCACGCGCAATTATCACACGTACTGTGTTAGTTTCGCTTCTATGCCGGAACGGTAAAAATCGTCCATGTCGCCAGACGCAGAAAGGTATTTCAATGATTGCTTGGGGATCTATGCCCTCGAATATAAACGTCTCTAGGTTCtcttataccttctagaaaggtGGATCCAAAGTGTTCGAACTAGATTTAAGGCAATTATCCACATTGGTGATTGCTCAAATAGTAGTGAAAGGTATATACTACAATTAGCTTAATGATTGTGATGCAATTCATGGAGcaaatgtatacatttaattatatattatcccattcaaaaataaaatcatgaaagTTTAGGcgcaaagtgggcaatatcatacattcataccattgtggagctatatgaattcttttggtcctaacaaatgatatcagagtcatggtccagaccAAATGTaatgtggggtgaccttgaacgaaATTGAGGGGAGGCCCGGAGCAAGTCAGGATAATCGGATGTTTACTGGGAGGCctagagcaggtcaggatgacctaATGCTTAGGGGAGGGAAGCTCGGAGCAAGTCAGGGTGACTAGATACTCATAGAGAAGTcctaggtcaagagtgactcgatgctcgcggggaggcccgaaTCAGGTCAAGAGTAATCGGATCCTCGCGGGGAGGCTCGAAGCAAGTCAAGATAATCAGATGCTCGTGAGGAGACCCGGAGCAAATCAGGGTGGTCGGATGCTTGTGGGGAAgcccggagcaggtcagggtgaccggatgctcgtggGAAGTCCCGAAGCAGGTCAGGTTAACCGAATGCTTTTGGAGATACCCCGAAGCAGGTCAGAATGACTGAATGCTCGTGGAGAGacccggagcaggtcagggtgatcgaaTGCGTACGAGGAAACCCAAAGCAAGTCAAAAATAACCGAATGTTTGAGGGGAAGCCAAACCATGAGAATAATAGTGGCTCTTCATTTGAGAGGGGGATTATTGGGAATATAATCAAAGTCTTACATTAAAAATATACGGAAAAGATCATGATTAGTATGAGGCCTTCTGGATAGAGCTCAAAAACAAAACTATGAGGACTTAGACCCAAAGTAGacagacaatatcatactattatggagatatgtaaATTCTTTCTTCCAAGTAGCATTTAAATCATACCGAATTAAGTGTATTAGCATGTGTCAAAATGTAATTTATCTATATAATGCCCTCAAGTTGATTTAATCTCATATTAGCTAAAAGTAATACTATTTTGAATAATGAAAAGCAAGAAGTCTATAAAAAATAGTATTTATACAGTGTATAATACTCTTTATATTATGTATAGTATATAAATACTTTGTGTAGTAATTGATGCGGGGATAAAGGGGGTCACTAAGTGCGAGTCAAAAGACGGAGAGAGCAaccgacgtggaggtcaaaatcaaggtggtcaacgctAAGGTGGTCAACGTCAGGATGTAAACGGGTTCACCTATGttggccgagcggaggttgaCTATAATGATCGATAGGAGTGGGCAATGTCCGATCGACAAGAGACTTGTCCGAGCCGACCTCCGTCCAACTCGGCGTAATAAGACAAGATCGTCAGA encodes the following:
- the LOC122041767 gene encoding uncharacterized protein LOC122041767; this translates as MGYKEVFAGLLEIFPQVDYRILKAFAIEHPKDIDAAAVSIVDILPSLTTSYDTSCTVQDTNEVKHPSTSAEKVKEPMFSGHQEDEEPTSLKKSLAGEDTVSSGSFSSDNRVPSCFVENDSREPQVCFVNHLKELERPTSDDHVSKELNEHSDFNLNARENGFDLNLVEKVTLPSKLYEFEEFVDSHNNLSHDDECPFDQPVVQQSSIRKSDTDDFHHESETFRNLDSSVPASFHINDPHSPFESKNMVSDFIAREKVMSVGNFSLNCSNEQLGYPVQPLRTQNLSELETDDVVLDFRISNADIKVCETAYSSDLAVDEVATITRDFKNPQSKSSDEGVAENGVLLANADNPCTGLLTRSGHFVDIEDLRGLISDAKSSKVNLFSAVESMTSMMKEVELHEERSKHAKEAASSAAEDILSDAEELKKILIHAKEAKDMHAGEIYGEKAILATEARELQYRLFGLSNDTKKSLTLIGEIQQTLEARLAAVKVEIAIAEQEKLEKEVAAGRILSEQEAIMASVVEESKKLQEEAEVNSKITEFLMDNGHVVDALQGEIAIICDDIMLLKERIDGGLPFGRSLRSLASSFSGSLSSSYNRSKHSSEEMLKHEDIAEQHSTQDDPMTKVKSSIAEQEQAEKSCENHGTFTDGWEILKDGEF